In Jeotgalibaca arthritidis, a single genomic region encodes these proteins:
- a CDS encoding helix-turn-helix domain-containing protein, translated as MRSNSKHTTEEIERYILMYLNEGISFKELKEAYGLLINWTSFWDKVLRYQEHGISGIQVKSKSNKYSKEFKDLVVKEYLEDRLPIGQLAVKYNIPKVDTVRSWINKYTKGEEMRSYSPKSEVYTMTDKKSTQEEKIKIVQDCLANSLSYKKTAEKYQVSYNNVYSWVQKYKKHGPDGLVDGRGRGKPNSVQTEEERIRAENAALRARNEYLETENVALKKLEEVERELMSRKRGMKRNTKRSRNYKKKDTK; from the coding sequence ATGCGTTCAAACAGTAAACATACAACTGAAGAAATCGAAAGATATATTTTGATGTATCTGAATGAAGGAATCAGTTTCAAAGAATTAAAAGAAGCCTATGGTTTATTAATTAATTGGACGTCCTTTTGGGATAAAGTCTTAAGATACCAAGAGCATGGAATTAGTGGGATTCAAGTTAAATCTAAGTCCAATAAATATAGCAAAGAATTTAAGGACTTAGTCGTGAAAGAATATTTAGAAGATAGATTACCTATAGGTCAGCTAGCTGTTAAATATAATATCCCAAAAGTTGATACTGTCAGGAGCTGGATAAACAAGTATACTAAAGGGGAAGAAATGAGGAGCTATTCTCCAAAATCCGAGGTGTATACGATGACAGATAAAAAATCAACACAAGAAGAAAAAATCAAAATAGTCCAAGACTGCCTAGCTAATAGTTTATCTTATAAAAAAACTGCTGAGAAGTATCAGGTATCCTACAATAACGTGTATTCATGGGTTCAAAAATATAAGAAGCATGGTCCTGACGGACTAGTAGATGGACGAGGTCGCGGCAAACCAAACTCTGTTCAAACGGAAGAAGAAAGAATCCGGGCTGAAAATGCAGCTTTAAGAGCACGAAATGAGTATCTAGAAACGGAGAACGTAGCGTTAAAAAAGTTAGAAGAAGTGGAAAGAGAGTTGATGTCACGCAAACGAGGTATGAAGCGGAATACCAAACGATCAAGAAACTACAAAAAGAAGGATACAAAGTAA
- a CDS encoding DNA-directed RNA polymerase subunit beta — MKFDFKPIFKSLFTIIIFVALAVGLFALGLIIGYSVLGDGEAMQVFDRQTWEHILEYVK; from the coding sequence ATGAAGTTTGATTTTAAACCTATTTTTAAATCATTATTCACGATTATTATTTTTGTGGCATTAGCAGTTGGTTTATTTGCTCTGGGGTTAATAATCGGTTATAGCGTTCTCGGTGATGGCGAAGCCATGCAGGTATTCGATCGCCAAACTTGGGAACATATATTGGAATATGTTAAATAA